The following coding sequences are from one Nitrospirota bacterium window:
- a CDS encoding cytochrome d ubiquinol oxidase subunit II encodes MDIVDIWIALLGLTIILYVVLDGFGLGIALLFPVMKSEDERDRLIESIAPVWDANQTWLVFGGGGLFVAFPLLYGVLSSALYIPLF; translated from the coding sequence CGACATCTGGATAGCCTTGCTCGGCCTGACCATCATTCTCTATGTGGTCCTGGACGGGTTCGGGCTCGGGATCGCGCTCCTGTTCCCGGTCATGAAGAGCGAGGATGAGCGTGATCGATTGATCGAGAGCATTGCTCCGGTCTGGGACGCGAACCAGACATGGCTCGTCTTCGGCGGGGGCGGGCTCTTTGTGGCCTTTCCCCTGCTCTACGGCGTTCTGTCGAGCGCCCTGTACATACCGCTCTTT